The Phycisphaerae bacterium DNA window GCACGCCGGCCAGCGCCGACGTTGATTTCGTCGAGGTCTGGTCCAACGGCGACAGCGGCGAGGAGATGTACCACGCCATGAGCCGCTGGTTCAAACAGACCCGTCCGGAAGAGGGCTAGGCGGGCGGGACCTACTCGGCACGCTTGAGCCCCAGCAGACGCATCACCGGCCGGCGGATCAGGAAATAGGGCCGGCTCAGGACGCGGTGCAGGTTGATTGCGGTTGATCGTCTCTCGCTTCGTTGTCGTTCCTCATCCGTCAGTTGGTCCGGCCGCAGGCGACGCTTGTGTTTGAGCAGGTGATACCAATCCTCCCGCTGCAACTGCCGCAGGACGAAACGCGTTAGAAAGAACCGCCGACGCGGCGCGTAGCTGATCTGAAAGTCGATCAGATGCCCCCGGCCGTCCTCACCCAGCAGAATGTTCTCGGGTTTGTTCAGGTCGACGTACGCCACGCCTCGCTCGTGGACGGCCTGGAGCGTATTGGCAAGTCCCGCGAAGAAGTCATCGGCGACCGTCGCCTTGCGCCTCAGCGGTCCGCCCGGCACGAATGCATGGACAAACCCGGTCTTCCCCACCCGTCCGAGGTACTCGGGTATGCCTTCGATTCCCGCCAGAAGCCGGTAGAGCCGGGTCTCGTGGCCGACCTGGAGCCGGCCGGTCCAGCCCATCGGCAGCCCGAAGAAACGGCGCACGCGGTAGATCTTGACCACCACCTGCCGACCCTGCCCCTCATACAGACCCGTGGCTGCGAAGAAATCGTACTTAAACGTCTGAACCTTCCGATAGGCGACGGCGTCCAGCGTCACCGAATTTGGCATGTCCGGCTCGTAGAGTGCGTAGAACTGTCGCTGCACCCAGTTCATGGCTGCGGATCGTCGTCGGTCGTTTCCGGTGTCTCAGCCTCGTCCTGGCCGGGTTCCTCCATTTCCGTCTCATCCGAAAGGGGAGGTTCCACAATGGCTTGCGGTTCAGCCTGCGATTCCTCGTGCGCGGCCGTCTCGGGTGCCTCAGCCGGCTCCTGGTCGGTGGGCGCCGCCGCCTGCCCGTCGTCCGGGATCTCCACCCTCAGATAGATGTAGATCTCCGAAAGCGGCTCGTCCTGCTCGATCTGGATCATTCCCTGGCGGATCAGCTCCAGCATGGCGATGAACAGGCCGATCATTTCGACCCGCCGTTTGCGACCCTCGAAGACCCGCGAGAACGTCATCGGCCCTTCGCGTTTCAGCCGGTCCACGATGTCCGCCTGGTACAGCGCCAGCGGCGTATCGTCCTCGCCCGCGTCGTGGATCGGCGGACCCGCGAGCGTCTGCTGCAGGAGCCGCCCGAACGCCTCCACCAAGTCCCAGATCTGCACGTCCTCGAGTTCGAGTTCCTCGGCTCCGACCTGCGGCAGCACCGGCACGCGGGCGAATTTCTGCGACTGCTCATCCGCCGCTTCGCCCAGCCACGACGCCGCGTCCTTGAACCGTTTGTACTCCAGCAGTTGCCGGACCAGTTCGGTCCGCGGGTCCAGGTCGTCGCCGTTTTCTTCCTCGGTTTCCGGCTCGCGCGGCAGCAGCGTCCGGCTCTTGATCTCCATCAGCGTGGCCGCCAGCACCAGAAACTCGCCGGCCAGGTTCGGGTCCAGCTCCTGGAGGTAGCGGACGTACGCCAGGTACTGGTCCGTGATCCGGGCAATCGGGATGTCGTAGATGTCGACTTCCTCTTTGCGGATCAGATACAACAGCAGGTCCAGCGGACCGTTGTAGATATCCAGCTCAACCCTGTAGTCGTCGCTCATGCCTCGCTTCGCCCGTCGCCTATGACGTGTATTGCATTCCCGTCGCCTCGCGGACCTCTCGCAACGTCGGCTCGGCCAGGGCCCTTGCCCGCCGCGCCCCGTCCTGCAGGACGCTCTCGACGTAGGCCGGGTCCTTCTCCAGTTCCGCCCGCTTTTCGCGGTACGGCTGGAAGTATTCGACCAACAGCTCGATCAGCCGTTTCTTGGCGTGGCCGTAGCCGGTCCCGCCCTGGCGGTACCGCTGTTCCCATTCCGTCCGCTCACTCGGGTCGGCCACCAGCCGCAGCAGGGCCATCACGTTGCACCGGTCCGGGTCTTTCGGCTCCTCCAGCGGCGTGCTGTCGGTGACGATCGACATGACCTTCCTCTTGATCGTCTTGGGGTCGGCGAAAATCTCGATGGTGTTATCGTAGCTCTTGGACATCTTCTGCCCGTCCAGCCCCGGCACCACCGCCGTCGATTCGAGTGTCCGCTCTTTGGGGATCACCAGGATTTCGCCGTAGGTCTGATTGAATTTCTGGGCGATGTCCTGGGTCACCTCGATGTGCTGCTTCTGGTCCTTGCCCACCGGGACCAGCTC harbors:
- a CDS encoding segregation/condensation protein A, whose product is MSDDYRVELDIYNGPLDLLLYLIRKEEVDIYDIPIARITDQYLAYVRYLQELDPNLAGEFLVLAATLMEIKSRTLLPREPETEEENGDDLDPRTELVRQLLEYKRFKDAASWLGEAADEQSQKFARVPVLPQVGAEELELEDVQIWDLVEAFGRLLQQTLAGPPIHDAGEDDTPLALYQADIVDRLKREGPMTFSRVFEGRKRRVEMIGLFIAMLELIRQGMIQIEQDEPLSEIYIYLRVEIPDDGQAAAPTDQEPAEAPETAAHEESQAEPQAIVEPPLSDETEMEEPGQDEAETPETTDDDPQP
- the trpS gene encoding tryptophan--tRNA ligase, with amino-acid sequence MRVLSGIQPSGKLHLGNYYGAMQQHLELQREHEGLYFIANYHALTTLRDPELLVRYTQDVALDYLALGLDPARTIFFRQSDVPQVTELSWILSTITPMGLLQRCVSYKEKLERGIPADHGLFAYPVLMAADILIYKSELVPVGKDQKQHIEVTQDIAQKFNQTYGEILVIPKERTLESTAVVPGLDGQKMSKSYDNTIEIFADPKTIKRKVMSIVTDSTPLEEPKDPDRCNVMALLRLVADPSERTEWEQRYRQGGTGYGHAKKRLIELLVEYFQPYREKRAELEKDPAYVESVLQDGARRARALAEPTLREVREATGMQYTS